A window of Mangifera indica cultivar Alphonso chromosome 13, CATAS_Mindica_2.1, whole genome shotgun sequence contains these coding sequences:
- the LOC123194285 gene encoding uncharacterized protein LOC123194285: protein MEWRKVYLDLILVPLGFSITMAYHAWLWHKIRTQPLTTTIGTNSKGRRFWVSAIMKDNDKKNILAVQTIRNMIMGSTLMATTSILLCTGLAAVISSTYSIKKPLNDAVYGGHGEFILALKYVTLLTIFLFSFFCHSLSIRFVNQVNILINTPPDPLAIVTPEYVSELLEKGFLLNTVGNRLFYAAMPLLLWIFGPVLVFLCSVTMVPVLYNLDVVLGSGKGKLAVDESNRDFESV from the exons ATGGAATGGAGAAAGGTCTACTTGGATCTCATACTGGTTCCTCTAGGCTTCTCAATAACCATGGCTTATCACGCTTGGTTATGGCATAAAATCCGAACGCAACCTCTCACCACCACTATTGGAACCAATTCTAAAGGCAGGCGTTTCTGGGTTTCTGCAATTATGAAG GACAATGACAAGAAGAACATCCTGGCTGTTCAAACAATACGAAACATGATAATGGGATCAACCCTAATGGCAACAACATCGATACTCCTTTGCACGGGTTTAGCGGCAGTAATAAGCAGCACATATTCTATCAAGAAGCCCCTAAACGACGCCGTATATGGGGGTCATGGAGAGTTCATTTTGGCATTAAAATACGTGACCCTTCTCACCATCTtccttttctcatttttctgcCACTCATTGTCCATCAGATTCGTAAACCAAGTGAACATCCTCATCAACACGCCACCAGACCCACTGGCCATAGTGACTCCTGAGTACGTGAGTGAACTGTTGGAGAAAGGCTTTCTTTTAAACACTGTTGGAAACAGACTGTTCTATGCTGCAATGCCTCTTCTGCTTTGGATCTTTGGCCCGGTTTTGGTCTTCTTGTGCTCTGTAACAATGGTCCCAGTGCTTTACAATCTTGACGTCGTGTTGGGGAGTGGAAAAGGAAAGCTCGCTGTCGATGAATCAAATAGGGATTTTGAATCTGtgtga
- the LOC123193985 gene encoding calmodulin-like protein 2: MMGISGVCSKIIGELMQVLKVSRSNSTHMAPISASCKPQSSERQELLLQALTAVFGMETNGKIKKEKARRVVENLGLIYGEEEKSSFDLPGEEEVPVEEALGDLEDEKKRNELLREAFKIFDEDGNGFIEAKELKRVLERLGLDKGWDISEIEKMLQVVDVNLDGKVDFTEFELMMG, encoded by the coding sequence ATGATGGGCATAAGTGGCGTCTGTTCCAAGATCATTGGTGAGTTGATGCAAGTGTTAAAAGTTTCAAGATCAAACTCGACTCACATGGCTCCCATTTCTGCTTCTTGCAAGCCACAAAGCAGTGAACGCCAGGAGCTGCTGCTGCAGGCACTGACTGCAGTTTTTGGAATGGAAACCAACGGgaagataaagaaagaaaaagcgAGGCGGGTTGTGGAGAATTTGGGGCTGATATATGGGGAAGAAGAAAAGTCAAGCTTCGACCTGCCTGGTGAAGAAGAAGTGCCAGTTGAAGAGGCACTTGGGGACCTGGAAGATGAGAAAAAACGCAATGAGCTACTGCGTGAAGCGTTTAAGATTTTTGATGAAGATGGCAATGGCTTCATTGAAGCAAAAGAGTTGAAGAGGGTGCTGGAGCGCCTTGGACTGGATAAAGGGTGGGATATTTCTGAAATTGAAAAGATGTTGCAGGTTGTGGATGTGAATCTCGATGGAAAAGTTGATTTTACTGAGTTCGAATTGATGATGGGTTGA